The bacterium genome contains a region encoding:
- the rpoE_2 gene encoding ECF RNA polymerase sigma-E factor, giving the protein MSEPALRWHPAATPSLETATDRQPSGLQRSTVGSRFGGLSEAELIERCNAGDHDAWTLVYERFYSYIYQLVKGRNSGMPDEDAEDICHEVFEDLVKGLSTFQRKSLLKTFIHTLTINRVRQHFRRVQTIKRGGEVEKCSLDEIEYDLPDESAQQPETLAFEQVEHDHLRAAMARLAPDLRQVIELRYHQNLKYREIAEELGIPEGSVGAQLQKALLALRELMQVGVAMAA; this is encoded by the coding sequence ATGAGCGAACCAGCCCTTCGCTGGCACCCGGCAGCGACCCCCTCGCTGGAGACCGCCACGGATCGGCAGCCCAGCGGCCTGCAGCGCAGCACCGTGGGCTCCCGCTTTGGCGGACTCTCGGAAGCTGAACTGATCGAGCGCTGCAATGCCGGCGACCATGATGCCTGGACTTTGGTCTATGAGCGGTTCTATTCGTACATCTATCAGCTGGTGAAGGGCCGGAACTCCGGGATGCCCGATGAGGATGCGGAGGATATCTGCCACGAGGTCTTCGAGGACCTCGTCAAGGGCCTCTCGACCTTCCAGCGCAAATCGCTCCTGAAAACATTCATCCACACCCTCACCATTAACCGGGTGCGGCAGCATTTCCGCCGGGTCCAGACCATCAAGCGGGGGGGCGAGGTCGAGAAGTGCTCCCTGGACGAAATCGAGTACGACCTCCCGGATGAGTCCGCCCAGCAGCCCGAAACCCTGGCCTTCGAACAGGTGGAGCATGATCATCTCCGGGCCGCGATGGCGCGTTTGGCACCCGACCTGCGTCAGGTGATCGAATTGCGCTACCACCAAAATCTCAAGTACCGGGAGATCGCCGAGGAACTCGGCATCCCCGAAGGGAGTGTCGGGGCGCAACTGCAAAAGGCGCTCCTGGCCCTCCGGGAACTCATGCAGGTCGGGGTCGCGATGGCCGCCTGA
- a CDS encoding 3-beta-hydroxycholanate 3-dehydrogenase (NAD(+)) 1 — MRDNGPMSTSPFSLTGCRLAITGASRGLGAAIARRCAEAGADVALIARSEEALESLGVELRALDRRVYVLPADVTQRREVDWAFQQLTDAWGGVDALVCNAGLNIRKPLLEMSDEEWETVLQTDLTSMFYCCRAAVPAMAPGSSIVLMGSVAGLVALPTGVAYAAAKAGIHQMARTLTLELGGRGIRVNAIAPWYVETPLTAPLLADPAYRAAVLGATPLGRLGTPDDVAWATQFLVSRASDWISGQTLAVDGGMSTLGFAPLHTTTGPPFFFGSTAD; from the coding sequence ATGCGTGACAATGGACCGATGAGCACCTCCCCGTTCAGTCTGACCGGCTGCCGCCTGGCCATCACCGGAGCCTCCCGGGGGCTGGGAGCCGCCATTGCCCGCCGCTGTGCTGAAGCCGGCGCCGATGTCGCCCTCATTGCCCGGAGCGAAGAGGCTCTCGAATCGCTGGGAGTGGAACTGCGCGCCCTGGACCGGCGGGTCTATGTCCTGCCGGCGGATGTCACGCAACGTCGGGAGGTGGACTGGGCGTTTCAGCAACTGACCGATGCCTGGGGGGGAGTCGATGCCCTGGTCTGCAACGCCGGGCTGAACATTCGCAAGCCGTTGCTGGAGATGTCGGATGAGGAGTGGGAGACGGTGCTGCAGACCGACCTCACCAGCATGTTTTACTGCTGCAGGGCGGCGGTCCCCGCGATGGCACCGGGGAGCAGCATTGTCCTGATGGGCTCTGTCGCCGGGCTGGTGGCGCTGCCGACCGGGGTGGCGTATGCCGCCGCGAAGGCGGGGATTCACCAGATGGCCCGAACCCTCACGCTGGAGCTGGGGGGTCGGGGGATCCGGGTCAACGCGATTGCGCCGTGGTATGTGGAGACCCCGCTGACCGCGCCGTTGCTGGCGGACCCGGCGTATCGGGCGGCGGTGCTGGGAGCGACCCCGTTGGGGCGACTGGGGACTCCGGATGATGTGGCGTGGGCGACCCAGTTTCTGGTGTCGCGGGCGTCGGACTGGATCAGCGGGCAGACCCTGGCGGTCGATGGCGGCATGAGCACCCTGGGCTTTGCCCCGTTACACACGACCACTGGACCTCCCTTTTTCTTCGGCAGCACAGCAGATTAG
- the valS gene encoding Valine--tRNA ligase → MQSDTLSLPQALLSGRPLPTPPEKAGVADRKYEPSEVEAGWQHYWEFSGLSAPVGTGEPWCLVIPPPNVTGSLHMGHALGQTLMDIMTRTRRMQGYDALWLPGVDHAGIATQMVVERRLKEQGLSRQALGREAFEAKVWEWKEQYHARIGTQLRRLGSSADWTRERFTLDAGFQQAVIEAFVRLYHEGLIYRGAYLVNWDCQLETAVSDLEVEHKTQQGKLWHIAYPLADGSREIVVATTRPETIIADVAIAVHPEDPRWQHLIGQQALIPVLNIPIPIIADDYVKIDFGAGALKVTPGHDINDWAIGQRHKLEALSAIDKRGYITDIRQSPIAGLERFKAKKEFLRLIEEAGLLRQIEEHEQVLGYSQRSGTLIEPLLSTEWFVKAESLAPRALAILDSGELTFFHARWGAEYRRWLEELRDWCISRSLWWGHRIPAWHCGRCQEITVAASHPTACQACGSHDLSQDEAVLDTWFSSAMWPFGTLGWPAETTDLARFYPNSLMITGYDIIFFWVVRMALMGTHFMGGTPFRHCFIHGLVRDEKGQKMSKTKGNVVDPFELFDEYGVDATRWALASSVFQGKQDVNLAKDRLIGAKYFMNKVWNAAKFTLANLDRPFDRDALPEIAQQLRSAQKGKLLTLADRWILARLSELGRILETQQANYGFGECCQAIYEFFWSEFCDWYLEAAKGQLQQEALTRQRTQQVLQYVLMQLLAYLHPVVPFITEELNREWPGAYVPLIVTPWPDIPRGFRNAQTESEFALMQALITAIRNLRKEIGLPDSAKVRVQLQTEGDEVRDLLLDQAPLIMQLAGCLAVDLLAVQSPAPERSLMNAVGDVRAYLLVDDASGLAGEMARLDKEATKARQYAEAQRAKLSNEKFVGKAPEAVIAAERAKLEAAEEEAAALESRRQRLAELV, encoded by the coding sequence ATGCAGTCCGACACCCTCTCCCTCCCCCAGGCCCTCCTCAGCGGCCGTCCCCTCCCCACACCACCTGAAAAAGCCGGGGTCGCGGACCGCAAGTACGAGCCCTCAGAGGTCGAGGCAGGCTGGCAGCATTACTGGGAGTTTTCCGGGCTCTCGGCCCCGGTGGGGACCGGGGAGCCCTGGTGCCTGGTGATCCCGCCACCCAACGTGACGGGGTCCCTGCATATGGGCCATGCCCTGGGCCAGACCCTGATGGACATCATGACCCGGACCCGGCGGATGCAGGGGTACGACGCCCTCTGGTTGCCGGGGGTGGATCACGCCGGCATCGCGACGCAGATGGTGGTGGAGCGGCGCCTGAAGGAACAGGGCCTCTCGCGACAGGCGCTGGGACGCGAGGCGTTCGAGGCCAAAGTCTGGGAGTGGAAGGAGCAGTACCACGCCCGGATCGGGACGCAGCTGCGGCGGCTGGGGTCGTCGGCGGACTGGACCCGGGAGCGCTTCACCCTCGATGCCGGGTTCCAGCAGGCGGTGATCGAGGCCTTTGTCCGGCTCTATCACGAGGGGCTGATCTATCGCGGGGCCTACCTGGTGAACTGGGACTGCCAGTTGGAGACGGCCGTGTCGGACCTGGAGGTGGAGCACAAGACCCAGCAGGGGAAGCTCTGGCACATCGCGTATCCCCTGGCGGATGGCTCCAGGGAGATCGTGGTGGCGACCACCCGTCCGGAAACCATCATCGCGGATGTCGCCATCGCCGTGCATCCGGAGGATCCCCGCTGGCAGCATCTGATCGGGCAGCAGGCGCTGATCCCGGTGCTCAACATCCCGATTCCGATCATCGCCGACGACTACGTGAAGATCGATTTCGGTGCCGGGGCCCTGAAGGTGACGCCGGGGCATGACATCAACGACTGGGCTATCGGCCAGCGCCACAAGCTCGAGGCGCTGTCGGCGATCGACAAGCGGGGGTACATCACCGACATCCGGCAGTCCCCCATCGCGGGCCTCGAGCGCTTCAAAGCGAAGAAGGAGTTTCTGCGCCTCATCGAGGAAGCGGGTCTGCTGCGCCAGATTGAAGAGCATGAGCAGGTGCTGGGGTACTCCCAGCGCTCCGGGACCCTCATAGAGCCGCTCCTCTCCACGGAATGGTTTGTGAAGGCGGAGTCGCTGGCCCCACGAGCGCTGGCGATCCTGGACTCCGGGGAGCTGACCTTCTTCCATGCCCGCTGGGGCGCGGAGTATCGCCGCTGGCTGGAGGAGCTGCGGGACTGGTGCATCAGCAGGTCGCTCTGGTGGGGGCACCGGATTCCGGCGTGGCACTGCGGACGCTGCCAGGAGATCACGGTCGCCGCGAGTCATCCGACCGCGTGTCAGGCCTGCGGGTCGCATGACCTGTCGCAGGACGAGGCCGTGCTGGACACCTGGTTTTCGTCGGCCATGTGGCCCTTCGGGACCCTTGGCTGGCCCGCAGAGACCACGGACCTCGCCCGCTTCTATCCCAACAGCCTGATGATCACGGGCTACGACATCATCTTCTTCTGGGTGGTCCGGATGGCGCTGATGGGGACCCACTTCATGGGAGGGACCCCGTTCCGTCACTGCTTCATCCACGGGCTGGTGCGGGATGAAAAGGGCCAGAAGATGTCGAAGACCAAAGGGAACGTAGTGGATCCCTTTGAGCTGTTCGATGAGTACGGTGTCGATGCCACCCGCTGGGCGCTGGCCTCGAGTGTGTTCCAGGGGAAGCAGGATGTGAACCTGGCGAAGGACCGGCTCATCGGGGCGAAGTACTTCATGAACAAGGTCTGGAACGCCGCGAAATTCACGCTGGCGAATCTGGACCGTCCCTTCGACCGGGACGCGCTCCCCGAGATCGCGCAGCAGCTGCGGTCGGCGCAGAAGGGGAAGCTCCTGACGCTGGCGGATCGCTGGATCCTGGCGCGCCTCTCGGAGCTCGGGCGAATCCTGGAGACCCAGCAGGCGAACTACGGCTTTGGGGAGTGCTGTCAGGCGATCTATGAGTTCTTCTGGAGCGAGTTCTGCGACTGGTACTTAGAGGCGGCGAAAGGGCAGCTGCAGCAGGAAGCCCTGACCCGTCAGCGAACCCAGCAGGTGCTGCAGTATGTGCTGATGCAGCTGCTGGCGTATCTGCATCCGGTGGTGCCGTTTATCACGGAGGAGCTGAACCGGGAGTGGCCGGGAGCGTATGTCCCCCTGATCGTGACCCCCTGGCCCGACATCCCCCGGGGCTTCCGGAACGCGCAGACCGAGTCGGAGTTCGCGCTGATGCAGGCGCTGATCACGGCGATCCGGAATCTGCGGAAAGAGATCGGACTCCCCGACTCCGCAAAGGTCCGGGTGCAGTTGCAGACCGAGGGGGACGAGGTGCGGGACCTCCTGCTGGACCAGGCCCCCCTGATCATGCAACTGGCGGGCTGCCTTGCGGTGGACCTCCTCGCGGTGCAGTCGCCGGCCCCGGAACGCTCCCTCATGAATGCCGTGGGGGATGTCCGGGCGTACCTGCTGGTGGATGACGCGTCCGGGCTCGCCGGGGAAATGGCTCGTCTGGACAAAGAAGCGACCAAAGCACGCCAGTACGCCGAGGCCCAGCGGGCGAAGCTGAGCAACGAGAAGTTTGTCGGCAAGGCTCCGGAGGCGGTGATCGCGGCGGAGCGGGCGAAGCTCGAGGCGGCGGAAGAGGAAGCCGCGGCGCTGGAGTCGCGACGTCAGCGGCTCGCGGAGCTGGTGTAG
- the lysS gene encoding Lysine--tRNA ligase gives MSTGPVTDAFGRPFPSDEHRSRYAARNAWEAAGHDPFGGRFTFTTQAQDVVVGFGELEGQTVRLAGRVTAKRGQGKAAFLDLRDPSGRIQLYATIDALGEELLDRLLRWVHVGDYLGVEGEVFRTQRGEISLRLLQYTLLSKALNPLPEKWHGLTDVETRFRKRYVDLISNPEVKELFLKRSLIIHTVRTFLHERGYVEVETPVLTDVASGAAARPFNTHHNALDWDLHLRISLELPLKKAMIGGLDRVFEIGRVFRNEGIDRDHSPEFTMLELYEAFADYQVMMEITEQLVHACALAINGSSQLTLEGGKIVDLMPPWPRLRWPDLFREATGIDLQPETTIDALLGVIRAKGLDDTGVQTKGRALDVLFSKLVEDQLEGPLFVLDYPIELSPLAKRMPENPALTYRFEAFLHGMELGNAFSELNDPEEQRRRFLHQAEEKAAGDDEAMDIDEDFIEAMGHGMPPAGGLGIGIDRLVMLLTGAPSLREVILFPLLKEKEDVDAPVALSTDFFAGLTQAMAVAGVSPGRLMKECNIAKSEFNAWKKGEGEPTPEQRASLKALIGWG, from the coding sequence ATGAGCACTGGACCTGTCACCGACGCCTTCGGGCGTCCCTTCCCCTCCGATGAGCACCGGAGTCGTTACGCCGCCAGAAACGCCTGGGAAGCCGCAGGCCATGACCCCTTCGGCGGACGCTTCACTTTCACGACCCAGGCTCAGGATGTCGTGGTCGGTTTTGGCGAACTGGAAGGCCAGACTGTCCGGCTCGCCGGACGGGTGACCGCCAAGCGTGGACAGGGCAAGGCCGCCTTCCTCGACCTCCGGGACCCCTCCGGGCGGATCCAGCTCTACGCCACCATAGATGCCCTTGGGGAGGAATTGCTTGACCGATTGTTGCGGTGGGTCCATGTGGGGGATTACCTGGGGGTGGAAGGAGAAGTCTTTCGCACCCAGCGGGGCGAAATCAGCCTCCGGCTCCTGCAGTACACCCTGTTGTCAAAAGCTCTGAATCCGCTGCCAGAAAAGTGGCATGGCCTCACCGATGTCGAAACCCGGTTCCGGAAGCGTTATGTCGATCTCATCAGCAACCCAGAGGTCAAAGAGCTATTCCTGAAGCGGAGCCTGATCATTCACACGGTCCGTACGTTCCTGCATGAGCGGGGTTACGTGGAAGTGGAAACGCCGGTCCTCACCGATGTCGCTTCCGGCGCTGCGGCGCGTCCGTTCAACACGCATCACAACGCCCTCGACTGGGACCTGCATCTGCGGATCTCTCTCGAACTGCCGCTGAAGAAGGCCATGATCGGCGGACTCGACCGGGTGTTTGAGATCGGCCGGGTGTTCCGCAACGAGGGGATCGACCGCGACCACTCGCCGGAGTTCACCATGCTCGAACTCTACGAGGCTTTCGCGGACTACCAGGTCATGATGGAGATCACGGAGCAGCTGGTCCATGCCTGCGCGCTCGCCATTAATGGCTCGTCGCAGCTGACGCTCGAGGGCGGGAAGATAGTCGATCTCATGCCACCCTGGCCGCGACTCCGGTGGCCGGACCTTTTCCGGGAGGCGACGGGTATCGATCTGCAGCCAGAGACCACCATCGACGCGCTGCTCGGCGTTATCCGGGCGAAGGGCCTCGATGACACGGGGGTGCAGACCAAAGGGCGAGCGCTGGACGTGCTCTTCTCGAAGCTGGTGGAAGATCAGCTCGAGGGGCCCCTCTTTGTCCTCGACTATCCCATTGAGCTGTCACCCCTGGCAAAGCGGATGCCGGAGAACCCCGCGCTGACCTATCGCTTCGAGGCGTTCCTCCATGGCATGGAGCTGGGGAACGCGTTCTCCGAGCTGAACGACCCGGAAGAACAGCGGCGTCGCTTCCTGCATCAGGCCGAAGAAAAGGCGGCCGGCGATGACGAGGCGATGGACATCGACGAAGACTTCATCGAAGCCATGGGACACGGGATGCCCCCCGCCGGTGGGCTGGGTATCGGCATTGATCGGCTCGTGATGCTCCTCACTGGTGCCCCATCGCTCCGGGAAGTGATTCTCTTCCCGCTGCTCAAAGAGAAAGAGGACGTCGATGCCCCAGTCGCCCTCAGTACTGATTTCTTCGCCGGGCTGACACAGGCGATGGCCGTTGCCGGCGTCTCGCCGGGCAGGCTGATGAAGGAATGCAATATCGCCAAGAGCGAGTTCAATGCCTGGAAAAAGGGAGAGGGTGAGCCGACTCCCGAGCAGCGAGCGTCTCTGAAGGCCCTCATCGGCTGGGGCTGA
- the mrdB gene encoding Peptidoglycan glycosyltransferase MrdB: protein MNRAGAQHWLLLLLGVSLSLIGVVSIWSAQLTSAGGGTAAERQLIFLGIGILAYLLVSLVPLRWLLRTIIGGWIFALVALIAVLVFGVENFGSRRWIDLGPLHWQPSEFAKLILILGGAAWLPALSRLFDDRIVTVLIGLIFLPHLVLVLIEPDLGTTLSMAAILLAQIVGGPLSLRKVGPLLLAVFVILPLAGYPMLHDYQRARLTSFLSPEADLQGAGYQVAQSKIAIGSGGITGQGLGQGTQNRLNFIPGQHTDFIFTVIGEEGGFIGALALLLMYGLLFGYLLFLSVTVGEISASLVIIGVITMLGIQTLVNLAMTMGLAPVTGIPLPFMSYGGSSLLHSFMALGLVNAAVKSANDRDDYAAGL from the coding sequence GTGAATCGCGCTGGCGCACAACATTGGCTCCTGTTGCTGCTGGGAGTCAGCCTCTCACTGATCGGGGTGGTGTCGATCTGGAGCGCTCAGCTCACGAGTGCTGGTGGCGGCACCGCCGCCGAGCGGCAGCTGATTTTCCTCGGCATCGGCATCCTGGCGTATCTGCTGGTGAGTCTGGTCCCCCTGCGCTGGTTGCTCCGGACCATCATTGGTGGCTGGATCTTTGCGCTGGTCGCGCTTATTGCCGTACTTGTCTTTGGGGTAGAAAACTTCGGCTCCCGACGCTGGATCGATCTGGGGCCTCTCCACTGGCAGCCCTCGGAGTTCGCCAAGCTGATTCTGATCCTCGGTGGTGCCGCCTGGCTTCCGGCTCTGAGCCGGCTCTTTGACGACCGGATAGTCACAGTTCTGATCGGGCTGATCTTTTTGCCGCACCTGGTGCTGGTGCTAATCGAGCCCGACCTGGGGACCACTCTGTCCATGGCCGCGATCCTCCTCGCACAGATCGTGGGAGGGCCGCTCTCCCTGCGCAAAGTAGGCCCCCTGTTGCTCGCCGTGTTTGTGATCCTCCCGCTGGCAGGCTACCCAATGCTGCACGACTACCAGCGTGCCCGTCTCACGAGCTTCCTGAGTCCCGAAGCGGATCTCCAGGGGGCGGGATATCAGGTGGCGCAGTCAAAGATCGCCATTGGGTCCGGAGGGATCACCGGACAGGGGCTGGGGCAGGGGACACAAAACCGGCTGAACTTCATTCCCGGCCAGCACACCGACTTCATCTTCACCGTCATTGGCGAGGAAGGGGGATTTATTGGAGCGCTGGCGCTGCTGCTGATGTACGGCCTGCTGTTTGGGTATCTCCTCTTTTTGTCCGTGACGGTGGGCGAGATCAGTGCCAGCCTGGTCATCATCGGGGTCATCACCATGCTGGGGATCCAGACGCTGGTGAATCTCGCCATGACCATGGGGCTCGCTCCGGTCACCGGGATCCCATTGCCATTTATGTCCTACGGAGGCTCGTCTCTGCTGCACAGCTTCATGGCGCTGGGACTGGTCAACGCCGCCGTGAAGTCCGCAAATGATCGCGACGACTACGCCGCTGGCCTCTGA
- the plsX gene encoding Phosphate acyltransferase, giving the protein MTVPPEEQRVAVDVMGGDHAPEAVVAGAILAAQQHGIRSILIGDEQQILACLKDADPQARNLIEMIHTYEVIGMGDHPVEAIRKNRQASMVLAIRMIRDREDVTSAMSAGNSGAFMAGGKLILGGIPGIFRPGFTIHLPTPQGPVVLLDAGAAVDCSAETLAQFGELGHHYARLILRRESPRIGLLNVGEEEGKGSQEVKDAYEYLLQQSLNFIGNIEGDQVFEGVADVVVCDGFVGNVLLKTAEGVVSRLMHELKAELTASPVRKAGALLAQGAFRAIKQRYDWEEMSGGVLLGVQGNIVVTHGKSRERGIMNAIRLAHRTGVARLAQTIASELTGQPTVSPDPAPSAPTVPS; this is encoded by the coding sequence ATGACGGTCCCGCCGGAGGAGCAACGAGTCGCAGTCGATGTCATGGGGGGCGACCACGCACCCGAGGCGGTCGTGGCAGGCGCGATCCTCGCCGCGCAACAGCATGGCATTCGGTCCATCCTCATTGGCGATGAGCAGCAAATTCTCGCGTGCCTGAAGGATGCCGATCCTCAGGCACGAAATCTGATTGAGATGATCCATACCTATGAAGTCATCGGAATGGGCGACCATCCGGTGGAAGCGATCCGCAAGAATCGTCAGGCATCGATGGTTCTGGCGATCCGGATGATCCGGGATCGCGAGGATGTGACATCGGCCATGAGCGCGGGGAATTCTGGGGCGTTCATGGCGGGCGGCAAACTGATTCTCGGCGGCATCCCGGGCATTTTCCGACCCGGGTTCACTATCCACCTCCCGACCCCCCAGGGACCAGTGGTCCTGCTGGATGCCGGCGCAGCGGTCGACTGTTCTGCGGAGACCCTCGCGCAGTTTGGTGAACTCGGCCATCACTATGCCCGGCTGATCCTCCGGCGGGAATCGCCCCGTATCGGCCTGTTGAACGTAGGAGAGGAAGAGGGCAAAGGGAGTCAGGAGGTCAAAGATGCCTATGAGTATCTGCTGCAGCAGTCGCTGAATTTCATCGGGAACATCGAGGGGGACCAGGTCTTTGAGGGGGTGGCCGATGTCGTGGTCTGTGATGGCTTTGTAGGGAATGTCCTGCTCAAGACGGCCGAGGGGGTTGTGAGTCGGCTGATGCACGAACTGAAGGCCGAGCTGACCGCCTCGCCGGTCCGCAAAGCCGGTGCGCTCCTGGCGCAGGGAGCCTTCAGGGCGATCAAGCAGCGCTACGACTGGGAAGAAATGTCCGGCGGCGTGCTGTTGGGGGTCCAGGGGAACATTGTGGTCACCCATGGGAAGTCCCGGGAGCGGGGTATCATGAATGCCATTCGGCTGGCTCACCGCACCGGGGTCGCCCGACTGGCCCAGACGATAGCGTCCGAACTGACCGGGCAGCCGACCGTGTCCCCTGACCCGGCCCCGTCCGCCCCGACGGTTCCATCCTGA
- the fabH gene encoding 3-oxoacyl-[acyl-carrier-protein] synthase 3 yields MRTLLGRPVGITGIGSYIPPRVVTNNDFAQSLDTSDEWIQSRTGIRERHFVDPGTSTSDLALDACRRALASAGKSPQDVDAILVATITPDTLFPSTANNLQAKLGCRQVLSFDLMGACTGFLYALQAGASMVASGTANCVLVVGAEVMSSILNFEDRTTCVLFGDGAGAAILEPVAQGGLRDFLLSSDGSVGGILKMPAGGSEMPPSHESVDQRLHSVHMQGPEVFKYAIQYMTETAQKLLAQNDLTPDDIAFAGVHQANKRIVDSVLSRVGIPASRTWCNIDRLGNTTAGTIPLVLDEAWRMGKLETGDKVMLLSFGAGITWGGILLEWTLPRPAVLDASLLALEQAAPV; encoded by the coding sequence GTGCGCACCCTGCTCGGCCGACCCGTCGGCATCACCGGAATCGGGTCCTACATCCCCCCCCGGGTTGTCACCAACAACGACTTTGCGCAGTCTCTGGATACGTCGGATGAGTGGATCCAGTCACGGACCGGGATTCGCGAACGACACTTTGTGGATCCCGGCACCAGCACCTCGGACCTCGCCCTCGATGCCTGCCGCAGAGCGCTGGCGAGCGCCGGGAAGTCCCCCCAGGATGTCGATGCCATCCTGGTCGCGACCATCACGCCGGACACGCTTTTCCCTTCCACCGCGAATAATCTCCAGGCGAAGCTCGGCTGCCGTCAGGTCCTCTCGTTTGATCTGATGGGTGCCTGTACCGGCTTTCTCTATGCCCTCCAGGCGGGAGCCTCCATGGTGGCGAGCGGTACCGCAAACTGCGTGCTGGTGGTCGGGGCCGAAGTAATGTCCTCGATCCTCAACTTCGAGGATCGCACGACCTGCGTGCTCTTTGGTGATGGCGCCGGGGCTGCGATCCTGGAGCCGGTTGCACAGGGCGGTCTCCGGGACTTCCTCCTCTCCAGCGACGGGAGTGTCGGTGGGATTCTGAAGATGCCGGCCGGTGGGAGCGAGATGCCTCCCAGCCATGAATCGGTCGACCAGCGGCTGCACTCTGTCCATATGCAGGGACCGGAAGTCTTTAAGTACGCCATTCAGTACATGACCGAAACGGCGCAGAAACTCCTCGCGCAGAATGACCTCACACCGGATGACATCGCCTTCGCGGGAGTGCATCAGGCCAACAAGCGTATTGTCGACAGCGTGCTGTCGCGGGTCGGGATCCCGGCGAGTCGCACCTGGTGCAACATCGACCGGCTTGGTAACACTACGGCCGGTACCATCCCGCTGGTGCTCGATGAAGCGTGGCGGATGGGAAAGCTGGAGACCGGCGACAAGGTGATGTTGCTGTCGTTTGGGGCCGGGATCACCTGGGGGGGCATTCTCCTCGAGTGGACCCTGCCGCGTCCTGCCGTGCTGGATGCTTCCCTCCTGGCACTGGAGCAAGCCGCCCCGGTGTAG